From Pseudomonas vanderleydeniana, the proteins below share one genomic window:
- a CDS encoding ABC transporter ATP-binding protein yields MTETTAHKGLISLQGIGKSYRLAEQPLTILKDVSLSIEAGESCAILGASGSGKSTLLNILGLLDLPNSGRYHFAGHDIFSASPDQLAAIRNQQIGFVFQSFNLLPRLDALDNVALPLSYRGVPRGESLARAKAMLDQVGLGERAHHRPADLSGGQRQRVAIARALVGEPSVILADEPTGNLDSSTAREIMDLLLELNRTRQVTLIIVTHDPHIAERLHRQIRVQNGVVHETCPA; encoded by the coding sequence ATGACTGAAACGACAGCTCACAAAGGTCTCATTTCCCTGCAGGGCATCGGCAAGAGCTACCGGCTCGCCGAGCAACCGCTGACCATCCTCAAGGATGTCTCGCTGTCCATCGAAGCCGGTGAAAGCTGCGCCATTCTCGGTGCCTCCGGTTCCGGCAAAAGTACCCTGCTCAATATCCTCGGCCTGCTCGACCTGCCCAACAGCGGCCGTTATCACTTCGCCGGGCACGATATCTTCAGCGCCAGCCCCGACCAGTTGGCGGCCATTCGCAACCAGCAGATCGGGTTTGTCTTTCAGAGTTTCAACCTGCTGCCACGGCTCGATGCGCTCGACAATGTCGCCCTGCCCCTGAGCTATCGCGGCGTACCGCGCGGCGAATCACTGGCCCGGGCCAAGGCCATGCTCGACCAGGTCGGCCTCGGCGAGCGCGCCCACCACCGTCCAGCCGACCTGTCCGGCGGCCAGCGCCAACGGGTAGCCATTGCCCGGGCGCTGGTCGGTGAACCCTCGGTGATCCTGGCCGACGAGCCGACCGGCAACCTGGACAGCAGCACGGCCCGGGAAATCATGGACCTGCTGCTGGAGCTCAACCGGACCCGCCAGGTGACCCTGATCATCGTCACCCATGATCCACACATCGCCGAGCGCCTGCACCGGCAGATCCGGGTCCAGAACGGTGTGGTGCACGAGACGTGCCCGGCATGA
- a CDS encoding TetR/AcrR family transcriptional regulator: MVAKKLSAPNVTKTRLLDATEALFTKYGYDAVLLRQITERAQVNLAAVNYHFGDKDSLMTALLEQRLGPLNEQRLELLARCEEQSDGPLDCETLLGVLFAPAMGLERADSGEEGRSFVRFLGRVYSDTSPFIQEYLKEHYQPVFERFFNAFALALPDMPRNEVGVRLQFALKAISGVIAGTELRFLMQAMSLGRPATDAEVMAKLISLVSAAIHAPMQDHQATSALDRVLETQHEIRRGHPTGAKVASK; the protein is encoded by the coding sequence ATGGTCGCAAAGAAACTCAGCGCTCCCAATGTCACCAAGACTCGCTTGCTGGATGCCACGGAGGCACTGTTTACCAAGTATGGCTATGACGCCGTGCTGCTGCGCCAGATCACCGAACGAGCCCAGGTCAACCTGGCCGCCGTGAACTACCACTTCGGGGACAAGGACTCCCTGATGACCGCCTTGCTCGAACAACGCCTGGGTCCGCTCAACGAACAGCGCCTTGAACTGCTCGCCCGCTGCGAGGAACAGTCCGACGGTCCGCTGGACTGCGAAACCCTGCTCGGTGTGCTGTTTGCTCCGGCCATGGGACTGGAACGTGCCGACTCCGGCGAGGAAGGGCGGTCCTTCGTGCGGTTCCTCGGGCGGGTCTACAGCGATACTTCGCCGTTCATCCAGGAATACCTGAAGGAACATTATCAGCCGGTGTTCGAGCGATTCTTCAATGCCTTTGCCCTGGCCTTGCCCGATATGCCGCGCAATGAAGTCGGTGTACGCCTGCAGTTCGCCCTCAAGGCCATCTCCGGGGTGATCGCCGGCACCGAGCTGCGTTTCCTGATGCAGGCGATGAGTCTCGGCCGGCCCGCCACCGATGCCGAGGTGATGGCCAAGCTGATCAGCCTGGTGTCAGCGGCCATCCATGCGCCGATGCAGGACCACCAGGCGACCAGTGCCCTGGATCGAGTGCTGGAAACCCAGCATGAAATACGCCGGGGCCACCCCACGGGGGCCAAGGTGGCGAGCAAATAG
- a CDS encoding NAD(P)H dependent flavin oxidoreductase family protein has translation MKFPKLEVLMVLVYRNNGDLYRPEVVMHPHRHVIELSPSGKTFSAGDELLLDAMLASGLPVPFSCRRGACGSCKVKVLSGERRDKTLGPNDPLPSFPLAADEALLCQSHACNDMRLEIPGWSLEAPTLEITAAVVSKRVLSRDITELVLQVGTPEAFDVRAGQYLRLRLDNGDSRCFSVANLPAHDQGRLVFQIRRVPGGLFSEGVLDQLHTGQRLSLEGPFGACTWQPDGERPVVLFATGTGYAGIKPLLLMALAEGIDVTLYWGGSTAEDFYERDFLDEARQAHPGFRWFAVLSGQARLQDVALEHGHRWIDAQVYACGNSRMVSEVRTQCMAAGLPPQRFIAEVFAASGATSAPRQLDPVLEKVGPRYSLDGMLAAREQSIRALAQIASKLKVGMTTGQALDMANQHLQAMGASHTWHPTYVRFGPDTARIQLQGVDLQRTLQANDIAVVDLGPVWDGYEGDYGDTFVFGENPLHRACTQALHEVFDETCQAWREGLSGRELYDFAQSRAEARGWVLERNIAGHRLSDFPHALHGPATLATLDIVPSEMVWVLEIQLRHPTEEVGGFFEDVLIGQPGQAVEADRATR, from the coding sequence CTGAAGTTTCCAAAACTGGAGGTTCTAATGGTCCTAGTCTATCGCAACAATGGAGACCTCTACCGTCCCGAGGTCGTTATGCATCCCCATCGTCATGTGATCGAACTGTCGCCTTCGGGCAAAACCTTCAGTGCCGGCGACGAGCTGCTGCTCGACGCCATGCTTGCGAGCGGGTTGCCGGTGCCGTTCTCCTGTCGGCGTGGCGCCTGCGGTTCGTGCAAGGTCAAGGTGCTCAGTGGTGAACGGCGGGACAAGACGCTGGGGCCGAACGATCCACTCCCCTCTTTTCCGCTCGCGGCGGATGAAGCACTGTTGTGCCAAAGCCATGCCTGCAACGACATGCGCCTGGAGATTCCTGGCTGGTCCCTGGAGGCGCCCACCCTGGAAATCACGGCGGCGGTCGTGAGCAAGCGCGTACTCAGTCGGGATATCACCGAGCTGGTGCTGCAAGTCGGTACGCCCGAGGCATTTGACGTGAGAGCCGGCCAATACCTGCGGTTGCGCCTCGACAACGGTGATAGTCGCTGTTTTTCCGTGGCCAACCTGCCGGCACACGACCAGGGGCGGCTGGTGTTTCAAATTCGCCGGGTTCCGGGCGGGCTCTTTTCCGAAGGCGTCCTCGATCAGTTGCACACGGGCCAGCGCCTGAGCCTGGAGGGCCCCTTCGGTGCCTGCACCTGGCAGCCCGACGGCGAGCGCCCGGTCGTGCTCTTCGCCACCGGGACCGGTTATGCCGGTATCAAGCCACTGCTGCTGATGGCCCTGGCCGAAGGCATCGACGTCACCTTGTATTGGGGCGGTTCGACAGCCGAGGACTTCTATGAGCGCGATTTCCTCGACGAGGCCCGCCAGGCGCATCCGGGGTTTCGCTGGTTTGCGGTGTTATCCGGGCAGGCGCGACTACAAGACGTGGCGCTGGAGCATGGTCATCGCTGGATCGACGCGCAGGTCTACGCCTGCGGCAACAGCCGGATGGTCAGCGAGGTACGAACCCAATGCATGGCCGCCGGCCTGCCGCCACAGCGCTTCATCGCCGAGGTGTTCGCGGCCAGTGGCGCCACCAGTGCTCCTCGGCAGCTGGACCCGGTGCTGGAAAAGGTCGGTCCTCGCTACTCCCTGGACGGCATGCTCGCGGCTCGTGAGCAATCGATACGTGCCCTGGCGCAGATCGCCAGCAAACTCAAGGTCGGGATGACCACTGGCCAAGCCCTGGACATGGCCAACCAGCACTTGCAGGCGATGGGGGCTTCCCACACCTGGCACCCGACCTACGTTCGCTTTGGCCCGGACACGGCCCGTATCCAACTGCAGGGTGTGGACCTGCAGCGAACCCTGCAGGCGAACGACATTGCCGTGGTCGACCTGGGACCGGTCTGGGATGGCTACGAAGGCGACTACGGCGATACGTTCGTCTTTGGCGAAAACCCGCTGCATCGAGCTTGCACCCAGGCGCTGCACGAAGTCTTCGACGAAACCTGCCAGGCCTGGCGTGAAGGGCTGAGCGGGCGTGAGCTGTACGATTTCGCCCAGTCACGGGCTGAAGCGAGGGGCTGGGTACTGGAGCGCAATATCGCCGGTCACCGACTCTCGGACTTCCCCCACGCCTTGCATGGCCCGGCCACGCTGGCGACCCTGGACATCGTTCCGAGCGAAATGGTCTGGGTGCTGGAGATTCAGTTGCGCCACCCTACCGAGGAAGTCGGCGGATTCTTCGAGGATGTGCTGATCGGTCAACCCGGCCAGGCCGTCGAGGCTGACCGGGCAACACGCTGA
- a CDS encoding PLP-dependent aminotransferase family protein — translation MVQMRKWRPLLNLDVVQGQASYRRIVEGLVAAIREGRLEAGSLLPGTREMARLLDVNRKTVILAYEEAVTKGWLVSEVRRGTFVNTQLAADVVRQGLTGDFVPRLLSDPPVPYLQDTRRDMALQRLPDALFFDNGASDHRLLPQAVLHRYYRNALRRSFASNTVRHGSDGSDYLLRTALAEMLRNNRGLSVTAENICLTQGTQMSLYLAASALIRAGDVVLVERLSYPPAWAVFRALGAQLITVDIDSEGCQVEQIEGLCRQHRVRMIYLTPHHQFPTTVSLRAERRQKLLLLASRYDFCVIEEDYDHEYHFEGRPYLPLASDTGQRHVIYVGSLSKALGSTFRCSFVVAPVNVIRVLEQRSALVVSQGDAVMQTMLAELIHAGELKKHLRRVSKIYRQRREVLQECLMEAFGERIEIRSPQGGLALWVAFQAETDVDRLVMQALERKLVVRSGRQFSPMDLPENGLRLGFASLDTDEIREAIRRLAQASRHAIR, via the coding sequence ATGGTCCAGATGCGCAAATGGCGGCCCTTGCTCAATCTCGATGTGGTGCAGGGCCAGGCATCCTATCGGCGGATCGTCGAAGGCCTGGTCGCGGCCATCCGCGAGGGCCGCCTGGAAGCGGGCAGCCTGTTGCCAGGCACGCGGGAGATGGCCCGGTTGCTCGACGTCAATCGCAAGACGGTGATCCTGGCCTACGAAGAGGCCGTCACCAAGGGCTGGCTGGTCAGCGAGGTGCGTCGCGGCACCTTCGTCAACACGCAACTGGCAGCGGACGTCGTGCGACAAGGCTTGACGGGGGACTTCGTGCCGCGCCTGCTGAGTGACCCGCCGGTGCCTTATCTGCAGGACACCCGGCGGGACATGGCGTTGCAGCGCCTGCCCGATGCGCTGTTCTTCGACAACGGCGCCTCCGACCACCGCTTGCTGCCCCAGGCGGTGCTGCATCGTTACTACCGTAATGCCCTGCGACGCAGTTTTGCCTCCAACACCGTGCGTCATGGCAGTGACGGCAGTGACTACCTGCTGCGCACCGCCCTGGCCGAGATGCTTCGGAACAACCGTGGGTTGTCGGTGACTGCCGAAAATATCTGCCTGACCCAGGGCACCCAGATGTCGCTGTACCTGGCGGCCAGTGCATTGATCCGCGCCGGTGACGTGGTACTGGTGGAGCGCCTGAGCTATCCGCCGGCCTGGGCGGTCTTTCGTGCGCTGGGCGCACAGCTGATCACCGTCGACATCGACAGCGAAGGCTGCCAGGTGGAGCAGATCGAAGGCTTGTGCCGGCAGCATCGGGTGCGCATGATCTATCTCACGCCTCATCACCAGTTCCCGACCACCGTCAGCCTGCGGGCCGAGCGGCGACAAAAGTTGCTGCTACTGGCCAGCCGCTATGATTTCTGCGTGATCGAGGAAGACTACGATCACGAATACCACTTCGAGGGGCGACCCTACCTGCCGCTGGCCAGCGACACCGGGCAACGCCATGTGATCTATGTCGGTTCGCTGTCCAAGGCCCTGGGTTCGACCTTTCGCTGCAGTTTCGTGGTAGCACCGGTCAACGTCATCCGCGTGCTGGAGCAGCGTAGCGCCCTGGTGGTATCCCAGGGCGATGCGGTGATGCAGACAATGCTGGCGGAGCTGATCCATGCCGGCGAGTTGAAAAAACACCTGCGGCGCGTATCGAAAATCTACCGGCAACGACGTGAAGTCCTCCAGGAGTGCCTCATGGAGGCTTTTGGCGAGCGCATCGAGATCCGTTCGCCGCAGGGAGGCCTGGCCTTGTGGGTGGCCTTCCAGGCCGAAACGGATGTCGATCGACTGGTCATGCAGGCGCTTGAGCGCAAACTGGTGGTGCGCAGCGGGCGGCAGTTCTCGCCCATGGATCTGCCGGAGAACGGCCTGCGCCTGGGCTTCGCCTCCCTGGATACGGATGAGATCCGTGAGGCGATTCGGCGCCTGGCGCAGGCCTCACGGCATGCCATTCGATAA
- a CDS encoding DUF2388 domain-containing protein: MRRVVLVLSVAVLLPAGYAMARVDAGDVATSAGISASLYSTFKKDKKMVAPSRDDASSFIASGGAIRGAYLEAALKQIRQDHPGLQASDQDLAEAILLQP; encoded by the coding sequence ATGCGTCGCGTAGTGCTGGTTCTTTCCGTTGCCGTTCTGCTTCCCGCCGGTTATGCCATGGCCAGGGTCGATGCTGGCGATGTCGCGACCTCGGCCGGGATCTCGGCGTCGCTGTATTCCACTTTCAAGAAGGACAAGAAGATGGTGGCCCCTTCCCGTGATGACGCATCGAGCTTCATCGCCAGTGGTGGCGCGATACGCGGCGCCTATCTGGAAGCGGCCCTGAAGCAGATTCGCCAGGATCATCCGGGCCTGCAGGCCAGCGACCAGGACCTGGCCGAGGCGATTCTGCTGCAGCCTTGA
- a CDS encoding DUF2946 domain-containing protein gives MTSFLPSGTLRHRAGAWLSLLAMLLVFAGPLIGQEMSQARATQASLEDICGGPLPGSGLLPERSPGPSPHHLALWEKCGYCSLLFQHPALADSHAVQVFVGVRPFGFPSATFSPRQAAAPVFPGSRSRAPPRIAA, from the coding sequence ATGACCTCCTTTCTCCCCTCTGGAACACTCAGGCACCGCGCCGGAGCCTGGCTGAGCCTACTCGCCATGCTGCTGGTGTTCGCCGGCCCGTTGATCGGGCAGGAGATGAGCCAGGCCCGCGCCACGCAGGCGTCGCTGGAGGATATCTGTGGGGGACCTCTTCCGGGTTCCGGCCTGTTGCCGGAGCGCAGCCCCGGACCTTCCCCGCATCACCTCGCATTGTGGGAAAAATGTGGCTACTGCTCGTTGCTCTTCCAGCACCCGGCACTGGCAGACTCCCACGCGGTGCAGGTATTTGTCGGCGTCCGACCGTTCGGTTTCCCGAGCGCCACGTTCTCCCCCCGGCAAGCCGCAGCGCCAGTCTTTCCTGGTTCCCGCTCCCGTGCACCCCCTCGGATTGCTGCCTGA
- a CDS encoding SCO family protein has translation MNELLTRRQVVAGLGVLGLGLLAGCDSSDKLTYKYGKDLSDEILGRKFKLKDTQGNVTMLGSFSGLMPMVFFGFTQCPAVCPTALARAARAKKLMGPDGDKLQVVFITLDPERDTPQVLDAYVKAFDPSFVALYGTLEETAQTAKEFKVFYEKIPAGDSYTMSHTATSFVYDSRGRLRLGLSPSLTAQQCAEDLLTVMSVC, from the coding sequence ATGAATGAGTTACTGACTCGCCGCCAGGTCGTTGCCGGCCTTGGTGTCCTGGGTCTTGGATTGCTGGCGGGCTGCGACAGCTCCGACAAACTGACGTACAAGTATGGAAAGGACCTGAGCGACGAGATCCTTGGGCGCAAGTTCAAACTCAAGGACACCCAGGGTAACGTCACCATGCTCGGCAGCTTCAGCGGCCTGATGCCGATGGTTTTCTTCGGCTTCACCCAGTGCCCGGCGGTCTGTCCGACCGCATTGGCCCGGGCTGCCCGCGCCAAGAAACTGATGGGCCCCGATGGCGACAAGCTGCAAGTGGTGTTCATCACCCTCGACCCGGAGCGCGACACGCCACAGGTGCTCGATGCCTATGTCAAGGCTTTCGACCCGAGCTTCGTCGCCCTCTACGGTACCCTGGAAGAAACCGCGCAGACCGCCAAGGAATTCAAGGTGTTCTACGAGAAGATCCCGGCCGGCGACAGCTACACGATGTCCCATACCGCCACCAGCTTTGTCTATGACAGCCGCGGACGCCTGCGCCTTGGCCTGTCGCCGTCACTGACTGCGCAGCAATGTGCGGAAGATTTGCTCACCGTCATGTCGGTCTGCTGA
- a CDS encoding copper chaperone PCu(A)C → MISLHASAQTLVEDAWVRATVPGQPSTGAFMRITSTEGGKLLEAKSPVAKLVQIHESKMQNDVMSMQPVASVELPAGKAVDIDPEGYHIMLMNLAGQVKEGDSVPLTLVVENAKGVKESIEVKATARALTEMPMHDHGKMMH, encoded by the coding sequence ATGATCAGCCTGCACGCTTCGGCGCAAACCCTGGTGGAAGACGCCTGGGTCCGTGCGACCGTGCCAGGCCAGCCCTCCACCGGCGCTTTCATGCGTATCACCTCGACCGAAGGTGGCAAGCTGCTGGAGGCGAAATCGCCTGTTGCCAAGTTGGTGCAGATCCATGAGTCGAAGATGCAGAACGACGTCATGAGCATGCAGCCGGTCGCTTCGGTCGAGTTGCCTGCCGGCAAGGCCGTCGACATCGACCCCGAGGGCTATCACATCATGCTGATGAACCTGGCCGGCCAGGTGAAGGAGGGCGATAGCGTGCCGCTGACCCTGGTGGTCGAGAATGCCAAGGGGGTGAAGGAGTCGATCGAGGTCAAGGCCACGGCCCGGGCCCTGACTGAAATGCCGATGCACGATCACGGCAAGATGATGCATTGA
- a CDS encoding cytochrome P460 family protein has protein sequence MKWLYTGLAATGVALSVGIALAAPTSNSTVNAENASPIYGVTIPDGYRQWELVAPSLQGPPLNELRAILGNPTALKAYRSDDTRPFPDGTILAKLAWKHMQSPEAASALVPADSTTVQFMVKDSKKYAATGGWGFGRFINGKPADVSQHETCFACHQALVKDRDYVFTRLAR, from the coding sequence ATGAAATGGCTCTATACCGGACTGGCTGCGACAGGCGTGGCTCTGTCGGTGGGGATTGCCCTGGCGGCGCCGACGTCGAACAGCACGGTCAACGCGGAAAATGCTTCGCCCATCTATGGCGTGACCATTCCCGACGGCTATCGCCAGTGGGAGTTGGTGGCACCGTCGCTACAGGGGCCGCCACTGAACGAACTGCGTGCGATCCTTGGCAATCCAACGGCGCTGAAGGCGTACCGCAGCGATGACACCCGGCCGTTTCCCGATGGCACCATCCTCGCCAAACTGGCCTGGAAACACATGCAGTCCCCGGAAGCCGCCAGTGCGTTGGTCCCGGCTGACTCGACCACTGTGCAATTCATGGTCAAGGACTCGAAGAAATATGCCGCCACCGGTGGTTGGGGCTTTGGTCGTTTTATCAACGGCAAGCCGGCCGATGTCAGCCAGCACGAAACCTGCTTCGCCTGCCATCAGGCGCTGGTGAAGGATCGCGACTACGTCTTCACCCGATTGGCTCGCTGA
- a CDS encoding NAD(P)-dependent oxidoreductase, producing MKIGFVGLGSMGQAIASNLLKSGHELWVWNRSPAPVQALVDLGAKAAAEPRQAFAADVVFSMLAHDQAMRSVLLDSGLLDELEAPLIHVNLATIAVDFAQELAELHCARGLTYIAAPVMGRPNVAIAGELNILAAGPAQALDQVQPLFDLIGRKTWRLGDSVTSANAMKLATNFLLVSAVEAMAEAASLVKGHGMESAALIDLISTTIFPGPVYSGYGALIGRSEYGNAAFKAALGLKDVNLILDAARSVSVPMPSAELIRDNLVDALEHGEGEMDLAVLAQVMERRVGQ from the coding sequence ATGAAAATCGGTTTTGTCGGCCTGGGCAGCATGGGCCAGGCCATCGCCAGCAATCTGCTGAAGTCCGGCCATGAGCTGTGGGTGTGGAACCGCTCGCCCGCGCCGGTACAGGCACTGGTGGACCTCGGCGCCAAGGCGGCCGCCGAGCCACGCCAGGCTTTCGCTGCGGATGTGGTGTTCAGCATGCTGGCCCATGACCAGGCGATGCGTTCGGTGTTGCTCGACTCCGGCTTGCTCGATGAGCTCGAGGCGCCGCTGATCCATGTGAACCTGGCGACCATCGCGGTGGATTTCGCCCAGGAGCTGGCCGAGTTGCATTGCGCACGGGGGCTGACCTACATCGCCGCGCCGGTGATGGGCCGGCCGAATGTGGCGATTGCCGGGGAGCTGAATATCCTGGCCGCTGGACCCGCGCAAGCCCTGGATCAGGTGCAGCCGCTGTTCGATCTGATCGGGCGCAAGACCTGGCGGTTGGGGGACAGCGTCACGAGTGCCAATGCGATGAAGCTGGCCACCAACTTCCTGCTGGTGTCCGCCGTCGAGGCCATGGCCGAGGCGGCCAGTCTGGTCAAGGGGCATGGCATGGAGTCCGCGGCGTTGATCGATCTGATTTCGACGACAATCTTCCCGGGCCCGGTGTACTCGGGGTATGGAGCGTTGATTGGCCGCAGTGAGTACGGCAATGCGGCGTTCAAGGCGGCGTTGGGACTCAAGGACGTCAATCTGATTCTGGATGCGGCGCGTAGTGTTTCGGTGCCCATGCCGAGTGCGGAGCTGATACGCGACAACCTGGTTGATGCGCTCGAGCACGGCGAGGGGGAAATGGACCTGGCGGTATTGGCCCAGGTCATGGAGCGGCGGGTGGGTCAGTAG